One window of Halopseudomonas maritima genomic DNA carries:
- a CDS encoding alkaline phosphatase D family protein → MRGLAFEHGVASGDPLTDRVLLWTRITPTDGNNAEVQIGWEIASDSAFTDLVHSGTASTSAARDFTLKVDAQNLLPGTSYYFRFKVAGLTSPVGRCKTLPAGSIEQVRFAVLSCSNYPAGLFHVYAAAAAEAELDAVLHLGDYIYEYGNGGYATEDAAALGRLLPDDNASEILSLDDYRKRYALYRTDENLQLLHASAPFIAVWDDHEVTNDTWRNGAENHNDGEGDFTERKLAALQAYFEWMPVRPASADDEETIYRRFDFGDLVSLHMLDTRIIGRDEQLNFADYISATGFDAVRFSADVSDTNRTLLGLSQLDWLQTQLATSTATWQVLGQQVLMGRMLLPAEMLTALQNPGAVDMTTMLTELVTIKLRQQAGDPTLTAAEIARIETVIPYNLDAWDGYAYEREVLLGAARALNQNLVVLAGDTHNAWANNLATLAGDAVGVEFATASVSSPGLESYLGLSEAQIPAAEQAITTLVDGLQYLNANQRGYLLVTFTAEEARADWRFVSTVKATEYSIDNSRARSLRTLPGAGNRVLVPTA, encoded by the coding sequence GTGCGGGGCCTCGCCTTTGAGCACGGCGTAGCCAGCGGCGACCCACTGACCGACCGAGTACTGCTGTGGACTCGCATTACCCCCACCGATGGCAACAACGCAGAGGTGCAGATTGGTTGGGAGATCGCCAGCGACAGCGCCTTCACCGATCTGGTACACAGCGGCACCGCCAGCACCAGCGCGGCGCGTGACTTTACCCTCAAGGTCGACGCACAAAACCTGTTGCCAGGCACCAGCTACTACTTCCGCTTCAAGGTAGCCGGTCTCACCTCCCCCGTCGGCCGCTGCAAGACACTGCCGGCCGGCAGTATCGAGCAAGTGCGCTTTGCCGTGCTCTCGTGCTCCAACTATCCGGCAGGCCTGTTCCATGTCTACGCCGCTGCTGCGGCCGAGGCAGAACTGGACGCGGTGCTGCACCTGGGCGACTACATCTACGAATACGGCAACGGCGGCTACGCCACCGAAGATGCAGCCGCGCTAGGTCGCCTGCTGCCGGACGACAACGCCAGTGAAATCCTCTCGCTGGATGACTACCGCAAGCGCTATGCCCTCTACCGCACCGATGAGAACCTGCAGCTGCTGCATGCCAGCGCGCCCTTTATCGCCGTGTGGGACGACCATGAAGTAACCAACGACACCTGGCGCAATGGTGCCGAGAACCACAACGACGGCGAAGGCGACTTCACCGAGCGCAAGCTGGCGGCGCTGCAGGCTTACTTTGAGTGGATGCCCGTGCGCCCGGCCAGCGCCGACGATGAAGAAACTATCTACCGCCGCTTTGACTTCGGTGATCTGGTCAGCCTGCACATGCTCGATACCCGCATCATCGGGCGCGATGAGCAACTGAACTTTGCCGATTACATCAGCGCCACCGGCTTTGATGCAGTGCGCTTCAGCGCCGATGTCAGCGACACCAACCGCACGCTGCTGGGGCTGTCCCAGCTTGACTGGCTGCAGACTCAACTGGCCACCTCGACCGCCACCTGGCAGGTGCTTGGCCAACAGGTGCTGATGGGCCGCATGCTGCTGCCCGCAGAGATGCTTACCGCCCTGCAGAACCCGGGCGCGGTCGACATGACCACCATGCTGACCGAGCTGGTCACCATCAAGCTGCGCCAGCAGGCCGGTGACCCGACGCTCACCGCTGCCGAGATTGCACGTATCGAGACGGTGATTCCCTACAACCTGGACGCCTGGGACGGCTACGCCTACGAGCGCGAAGTATTACTGGGCGCGGCCCGGGCCCTGAATCAGAACCTGGTGGTGCTGGCCGGCGACACCCACAACGCCTGGGCCAACAACCTGGCCACGCTGGCGGGCGATGCGGTGGGTGTGGAGTTTGCGACTGCCTCGGTCAGCTCACCGGGGCTGGAGTCCTACCTGGGCCTGAGTGAGGCGCAAATTCCAGCCGCCGAGCAGGCCATCACCACGCTGGTAGACGGTTTGCAGTATCTGAACGCCAATCAGCGCGGTTATCTGCTGGTGACCTTTACCGCAGAGGAAGCACGCGCTGACTGGCGCTTTGTCAGCACCGTCAAGGCTACCGAGTACAGCATCGACAACAGCCGCGCCCGCAGCTTGCGCACCCTGCCCGGCGCAGGCAATCGCGTACTGGTGCCAACTGCCTGA
- a CDS encoding glutamine amidotransferase-related protein, which translates to MKVGLLQCDDVAADLLGAHGNYPQMFEQALRKRLPDMSYRVYAAHRGELPGDVHECDVYLTTGSKHGVYEDLDWIRGLEVFVRDLWAAEKPLVGVCFGHQLMARAMGGNVQKSERGWGVGVSFNQVIEPQPWMQPAQESLDLIVSHQDQVIDLPAQAQVIASSDFCPNYLLQYGEHFLSVQGHPEFEKAYSFDLMDMRSHTIPPARVRAGKASLHAELDSDLMFDWIVNFLQKGAGFA; encoded by the coding sequence ATGAAAGTAGGGCTGTTGCAGTGTGACGATGTCGCCGCGGATCTGCTGGGCGCACATGGCAATTATCCACAGATGTTTGAGCAGGCGTTACGCAAGCGCCTGCCTGATATGAGCTACCGGGTGTATGCGGCTCACCGCGGAGAGTTGCCTGGCGATGTGCACGAGTGCGACGTGTACCTGACCACCGGCAGCAAGCACGGGGTGTACGAAGACCTGGATTGGATTCGTGGGCTGGAAGTCTTCGTGCGTGATCTGTGGGCGGCCGAGAAACCGCTGGTTGGGGTGTGCTTCGGGCACCAGTTGATGGCCCGTGCGATGGGCGGCAATGTGCAGAAGTCCGAGCGTGGTTGGGGCGTGGGCGTGTCCTTCAACCAGGTGATTGAGCCACAGCCGTGGATGCAACCGGCGCAAGAGTCACTTGACCTGATCGTCAGTCACCAGGATCAGGTCATCGACCTGCCAGCGCAGGCGCAAGTCATTGCCAGCAGCGATTTCTGTCCAAACTACCTCCTGCAGTACGGCGAGCACTTCCTTAGCGTGCAGGGGCATCCGGAGTTTGAAAAAGCCTACTCCTTCGACCTGATGGACATGCGCTCGCACACCATTCCGCCGGCGCGGGTGCGTGCCGGCAAGGCGTCGCTGCACGCGGAGCTGGACAGCGATTTGATGTTCGACTGGATCGTCAACTTTCTGCAAAAGGGTGCAGGCTTTGCCTGA
- a CDS encoding helix-turn-helix domain-containing protein: MTQPAPSASSEHLDKIVKGLRACVPESRLQAALQRNQLLAPTRAQRIPLAAIRTLVTELAKEQQEPWLLVRAFSYLNYTEAFLATTYLGNARTLRDAINLSKRYFHQNSDLASLALELNGNQASIVVTPTAEAQATDQQLLAALYAVMRTCQGLGLQQASAGIAGMSDDTRDACRRLLRLPVAVLSGEQRLELQFPAMELARALNTTQPNIARLARRERQLIRTNADHCWSESVQLLLTALLPRGETRISRCASLLAVAPRTLQRKLAAEQQPFSALLATVRQRLCLEYVQADHADDTLALLLGYRQTSQFYRQFRLWFGCSPGQLRSRLTPEIAKTTKTRGRIHAPPHPASRPTPAPCASYQRR, from the coding sequence ATGACACAGCCTGCTCCCAGCGCATCCAGCGAGCACCTCGACAAGATCGTCAAGGGCTTGCGTGCCTGTGTACCGGAAAGCAGGCTGCAGGCAGCGCTGCAGCGCAATCAGCTACTGGCCCCAACCCGAGCGCAACGTATACCTCTGGCAGCCATACGCACGCTAGTGACCGAGCTGGCCAAGGAACAGCAAGAGCCTTGGTTGCTGGTCCGCGCCTTCAGCTATCTCAACTACACCGAAGCCTTTCTCGCGACTACCTATCTGGGCAACGCCCGCACCCTGCGCGATGCAATCAACCTGAGTAAACGCTACTTCCATCAGAACAGCGATCTCGCCAGTCTTGCGCTGGAGTTGAACGGCAACCAAGCCAGTATTGTGGTAACACCAACAGCCGAAGCCCAGGCAACCGACCAGCAATTGCTGGCGGCGTTGTACGCGGTGATGCGCACCTGCCAAGGCTTGGGTTTACAGCAGGCAAGCGCGGGCATTGCGGGGATGTCTGACGACACCCGGGATGCTTGCCGGCGCCTGCTACGCCTCCCGGTCGCGGTCCTCTCCGGCGAGCAGCGCCTGGAACTGCAGTTTCCCGCAATGGAACTGGCACGTGCGCTGAATACCACGCAGCCCAATATCGCCCGCCTCGCACGCCGAGAGCGCCAGCTGATTCGCACCAACGCAGACCATTGCTGGAGCGAGTCAGTACAGTTGCTGCTGACTGCGCTGCTGCCTCGCGGTGAAACCCGGATCTCACGCTGCGCCAGCCTGCTGGCTGTGGCACCTCGCACCCTGCAGCGCAAACTGGCCGCAGAGCAGCAACCGTTCAGCGCACTGCTTGCCACAGTTCGTCAACGACTCTGCCTGGAGTACGTGCAGGCTGACCACGCAGATGACACACTCGCGCTGTTGCTCGGCTACCGCCAGACCAGCCAGTTCTACCGACAATTTCGCCTATGGTTCGGCTGCTCACCGGGCCAGCTGCGCTCACGCCTCACACCTGAAATAGCAAAAACAACCAAAACAAGAGGACGCATCCATGCGCCGCCACACCCTGCTTCCCGCCCTACTCCTGCCCCTTGCGCTAGCTACCAACGCCGCTGA
- a CDS encoding DUF4198 domain-containing protein yields MKLLKQLSVLAVAAALPLTADAHRAWMVPSSTVLSGDAPWVTVDAAVGNGIFYFDHFPIMLEGVGTPPADSNRQPAPLSITAPDGSDVAPQNGHLGRLRSSFDLQLEQKGTYKIAIANSGRVMGMYELNGERERVMGSLGDIVKQIPADAENVSIVRSDSRMELFVTSGNPTEDVLKPTGQGLELQPVTHPNDLYADEAAEFVFLLDGNPAPGVEIALIPAGARYRDSDQARELTTDADGKVSIEWGQAGLFWLEAEYKQTEGLEAPVTQRRASYSTTLEVLAP; encoded by the coding sequence ATGAAACTGCTCAAACAACTCTCTGTACTGGCCGTAGCCGCCGCCCTGCCGCTGACCGCCGATGCCCACCGCGCCTGGATGGTGCCCTCCTCCACGGTGCTGTCTGGCGATGCACCCTGGGTTACCGTAGATGCCGCCGTCGGCAATGGCATTTTTTACTTCGACCACTTCCCGATCATGCTCGAAGGCGTTGGCACACCACCGGCCGACAGCAACCGCCAGCCTGCTCCGCTCAGCATCACCGCACCCGATGGTAGCGATGTTGCACCGCAAAACGGCCATCTGGGTCGCCTGCGCAGCAGCTTTGACCTGCAGCTGGAGCAAAAAGGCACCTACAAAATCGCTATCGCCAACAGCGGCCGAGTAATGGGCATGTACGAGCTCAACGGCGAGCGAGAGCGCGTCATGGGCAGCCTGGGTGACATCGTCAAGCAGATCCCAGCCGACGCCGAGAACGTCAGCATCGTGCGTAGCGACTCGCGCATGGAGCTGTTTGTGACCTCCGGCAACCCGACCGAAGACGTGCTCAAGCCCACCGGCCAGGGCCTCGAACTGCAGCCGGTCACCCATCCTAATGACCTGTACGCCGACGAAGCTGCGGAATTTGTATTCCTGCTGGACGGCAACCCGGCTCCCGGCGTCGAGATTGCCCTGATTCCGGCCGGCGCCCGTTACCGCGACAGTGATCAGGCACGCGAGCTGACCACCGACGCCGACGGCAAGGTAAGCATTGAGTGGGGTCAAGCTGGCCTGTTCTGGCTGGAAGCCGAGTACAAACAGACTGAAGGTCTGGAGGCGCCGGTGACCCAGCGCCGCGCCAGCTACAGCACCACCCTTGAAGTGCTCGCGCCCTGA
- the arfB gene encoding alternative ribosome rescue aminoacyl-tRNA hydrolase ArfB has product MIFISNQVQLGDWEVEMSAVRAQGAGGQNVNKVSSAIHLRFDINASSLPPFYKERLLALRDSRITSDGVVVIKAQQYRTQEMNREDAIARLRELILSATVVQKKRRPTRPTRSSQLKRVDGKVKRGRTKQLRGKVDL; this is encoded by the coding sequence ATGATTTTTATCTCCAATCAGGTTCAGCTCGGCGACTGGGAAGTCGAGATGAGCGCCGTCCGCGCCCAGGGCGCGGGCGGTCAGAACGTCAACAAGGTGTCCAGCGCGATTCATCTGCGCTTTGACATCAACGCCTCCAGTCTGCCGCCGTTCTACAAGGAGCGGCTGCTGGCGCTGCGCGACTCGCGTATCACCAGTGACGGTGTGGTCGTGATCAAGGCGCAGCAGTACCGCACCCAGGAAATGAACCGCGAGGATGCCATTGCGCGACTGCGCGAGCTGATTCTGTCTGCCACTGTGGTGCAAAAAAAGCGCCGCCCGACCCGGCCCACCCGCAGCTCGCAACTCAAGCGGGTGGACGGTAAGGTCAAGCGCGGCCGCACCAAACAGCTACGCGGCAAGGTCGACCTGTAG
- a CDS encoding PepSY-associated TM helix domain-containing protein codes for MKLPFHLGTLRQWHWISSAICLAALLLFSVTGITLNHAHQIESRAQVTEIEASLPAPLHASLLQNPPEDATLPPELADWLEQTLPVSLAGRTPEWDDGELYMGFPRPGGDAWLSLDLGSGELLFEDSDRGWIAYLNDLHKGRHTSDTWSWFIDLTAVACLVFALTGLLLLLRQASHRPFTWPLTTLGLLIPLLILLLSMH; via the coding sequence ATGAAACTACCTTTCCATCTGGGCACCCTGCGCCAGTGGCACTGGATCAGCTCGGCTATCTGCCTGGCGGCCTTGCTGCTGTTCTCGGTGACCGGCATTACCCTGAATCACGCACACCAGATCGAGTCACGGGCCCAGGTCACCGAAATTGAAGCCAGCCTGCCCGCTCCACTGCACGCGAGTCTCCTGCAAAACCCGCCAGAAGACGCCACCTTGCCACCCGAGCTGGCCGACTGGCTGGAGCAGACCCTGCCGGTTTCGTTAGCCGGTCGCACGCCCGAGTGGGATGACGGCGAGCTGTACATGGGCTTTCCCCGACCGGGTGGCGACGCCTGGCTGAGCCTGGATCTGGGCAGCGGCGAGCTGCTGTTTGAAGACAGCGACCGCGGCTGGATCGCCTACCTGAACGACTTGCACAAAGGTCGCCATACCTCAGACACCTGGAGCTGGTTTATCGATCTGACCGCAGTTGCCTGCCTGGTGTTTGCCCTGACCGGGCTGCTACTGCTGCTGCGCCAGGCCAGCCACCGCCCCTTCACCTGGCCCCTGACCACCCTGGGGCTGCTTATCCCGCTGTTGATTCTGCTACTGAGCATGCATTGA
- a CDS encoding DUF2271 domain-containing protein, with protein MKPQLAFALAALLGSSALQAAEVQLTVQIPRLDVAEYHRPYVAIWLENDAGHVADLTVWYDTKMRDDEGEKWLKDLRQWWRRSGRGLDLPVDGVSAATRPPGAHELALQDLPAFKELAPGDYELVVEAAREVGGRELLKVPFSWPVSQAADLQAQGSRELGQIRLQLTP; from the coding sequence ATGAAACCCCAACTGGCCTTTGCCCTGGCCGCCCTGCTGGGCAGTAGCGCCCTGCAGGCCGCCGAAGTGCAACTCACCGTGCAGATCCCGCGCCTGGATGTTGCCGAGTATCACCGTCCCTACGTCGCCATTTGGCTGGAAAACGACGCTGGGCATGTCGCCGACCTGACCGTCTGGTACGACACCAAGATGCGCGACGACGAAGGTGAAAAGTGGCTGAAAGACCTGCGCCAGTGGTGGCGTCGCAGTGGTCGCGGCCTGGACCTGCCAGTCGATGGCGTCAGCGCCGCGACCCGTCCACCCGGAGCCCACGAACTGGCCCTGCAAGATCTGCCAGCCTTCAAGGAACTGGCCCCCGGCGACTATGAACTGGTGGTCGAAGCGGCTCGCGAGGTGGGCGGCCGTGAACTGCTGAAGGTGCCCTTCAGCTGGCCCGTCAGCCAAGCCGCTGATCTGCAAGCGCAAGGCAGTCGCGAACTCGGCCAGATCCGCCTGCAACTCACTCCCTGA
- a CDS encoding NADPH cytochrome P450 oxidoreductase family protein: MGNSAWAVVASLLWLAAACYWLRPLWRRERTTGEYQTLVVWASQTGQAQRLARQALHALQAAGHSAAGVPLGQVTPAQLLACRQLWLVASTYGDGQAPDSAQAFEHRLMPHSPALPELSFALLGLGDSQYPHFCAFAKRLENWLRDRGAQPLQDSIYLDNQDPDGLVRWRASLAQHTGLHELPEADEQPWQPVTLLSRSALNPGSPGLTAFHLSLQADDLGPWQAGDLLELQHAGQRRLYSIANLGVGKQVELLVRHVMKEDGSQGLISGWLCQRATPGDQIEARVHHNPSFALPVSPAPSILIGSGTGLAGLRALLQDQLQRGQPSWLLFGERSPEHDRWLASELDQLTPQQVLLQRCFSRDNSSADTPRYVQDLLREQPERLQDWVSRGASIRVCGSMAMGQAVDSILQGLLGAATIKQMAADGRYRRDIY, translated from the coding sequence ATGGGAAACAGCGCCTGGGCCGTGGTGGCCAGCCTGCTCTGGCTGGCCGCCGCCTGCTATTGGCTGCGCCCGCTATGGCGCCGCGAGCGGACCACTGGCGAGTACCAGACCCTGGTGGTCTGGGCCAGCCAGACTGGTCAGGCGCAGCGCCTGGCCAGGCAGGCTTTGCACGCACTGCAAGCCGCTGGCCACTCGGCCGCTGGCGTGCCGCTGGGGCAAGTGACCCCAGCCCAACTTCTTGCCTGTCGCCAGCTTTGGCTGGTGGCAAGCACCTACGGTGACGGCCAGGCGCCAGACAGCGCGCAGGCTTTTGAACACCGCCTGATGCCGCACAGCCCTGCCCTGCCAGAGCTAAGTTTCGCCCTGCTCGGCCTGGGCGATAGCCAATACCCGCACTTTTGCGCCTTCGCCAAACGGCTGGAGAACTGGCTGCGTGACCGCGGCGCGCAACCCCTGCAGGACAGCATCTACCTCGACAACCAGGACCCAGACGGCCTGGTACGCTGGCGCGCCAGCCTGGCCCAACACACCGGCCTGCACGAGCTGCCGGAAGCGGACGAGCAACCCTGGCAACCCGTCACCCTGCTCAGCCGCAGCGCGCTCAACCCTGGCAGCCCTGGGTTGACCGCCTTTCACCTGAGCCTGCAAGCCGATGATCTGGGTCCGTGGCAAGCCGGCGATCTGCTGGAGCTGCAGCACGCTGGCCAGCGCCGCCTGTATTCCATCGCCAACCTCGGCGTGGGCAAACAGGTGGAGCTGCTCGTGCGTCATGTGATGAAAGAAGATGGCAGCCAGGGCCTGATTTCAGGCTGGCTGTGCCAGCGGGCAACGCCTGGCGATCAGATTGAGGCACGCGTACATCACAACCCGTCATTCGCGCTGCCAGTCAGCCCCGCACCAAGCATTCTGATTGGCAGTGGTACAGGCCTGGCCGGTTTGCGCGCCCTGCTGCAAGACCAGCTACAACGCGGACAACCCAGCTGGCTACTGTTTGGTGAGCGCAGCCCGGAGCATGATCGCTGGCTGGCCAGCGAGCTGGACCAGCTGACACCACAGCAAGTGCTGCTGCAGCGCTGCTTCTCGCGCGACAACAGTAGTGCCGACACGCCGCGCTATGTGCAGGACCTGCTGCGCGAACAGCCCGAGCGGCTGCAAGACTGGGTAAGCCGCGGCGCCAGCATCCGCGTCTGCGGCAGCATGGCGATGGGTCAGGCCGTGGACAGCATCCTGCAGGGTCTGCTAGGCGCGGCCACCATCAAGCAGATGGCGGCCGACGGCCGTTACCGCCGCGATATTTACTAA
- a CDS encoding Lnb N-terminal periplasmic domain-containing protein: protein MLLCLQVLVVLLVSLWALPALWYHRPHRLLLRFLPLALWLFLMALVLVFASRGEPLRAALSFMAGFAPLLLWWRGVLPKGNCDWADDMAYTTTGVVDGNSLRLQRVRCFDWRSATDYQIRWESREYALSQLRSVDMLTSFWGHRSIAHMLISFGFSDGRYLAWSVEIRRVRDEEYSAIAGFFKHFELNIVASEETDIVKVRSNHRGEDMYLYRTRLSPAAGRQLLLGYVEAANRLAVRPRFYHTLRANCTNVVFILMKRIRPDLRSDIRLLLSGYLDSYVYAQGGLQKPWSLAELRRLGRITERARDEHSEVPFSQRIRQGVPGCEND from the coding sequence ATGCTGTTGTGTCTGCAGGTATTGGTGGTGCTGCTGGTGTCGCTCTGGGCGCTGCCGGCGCTCTGGTATCACCGTCCCCACCGCCTGTTGCTGCGTTTTTTGCCGCTTGCGCTCTGGTTGTTTTTGATGGCCCTGGTGCTGGTGTTTGCCTCTCGGGGCGAGCCCTTGCGCGCGGCGCTGTCCTTCATGGCGGGCTTTGCCCCCCTGTTGTTGTGGTGGCGTGGTGTGCTGCCCAAGGGCAACTGTGACTGGGCCGATGACATGGCCTATACCACCACTGGCGTGGTGGATGGCAACAGTCTGCGGCTGCAGCGGGTACGCTGTTTTGACTGGCGTAGTGCCACGGATTACCAGATTCGCTGGGAGAGCCGTGAATACGCGCTGTCCCAACTTCGTTCAGTGGATATGCTGACCTCTTTCTGGGGGCATCGCTCCATTGCGCATATGCTGATTTCCTTTGGTTTTTCCGATGGCCGCTATCTGGCCTGGTCGGTGGAAATTCGTCGGGTGCGCGATGAGGAATATTCGGCGATCGCTGGTTTTTTCAAACACTTCGAGCTCAACATCGTCGCCAGTGAAGAGACCGATATCGTCAAGGTTCGCAGCAACCATCGCGGTGAGGACATGTACCTCTACCGCACGCGCCTGTCACCGGCCGCGGGCCGCCAGTTACTGCTGGGTTATGTAGAGGCGGCCAATCGTCTTGCGGTGCGGCCGCGCTTCTACCACACCTTGCGGGCCAACTGCACCAATGTGGTTTTTATCCTGATGAAACGCATCCGTCCGGATCTGCGCAGCGATATTCGCCTGCTGCTCAGCGGCTATCTGGACAGTTACGTGTATGCCCAGGGCGGACTGCAAAAACCGTGGTCGCTGGCCGAGCTGCGCCGCCTGGGGCGCATTACCGAGCGTGCGCGTGATGAGCACAGTGAGGTACCTTTTTCCCAGCGCATCCGTCAGGGAGTGCCGGGTTGTGAGAACGACTGA